In Candidatus Schekmanbacteria bacterium, the following proteins share a genomic window:
- a CDS encoding 50S ribosomal protein L24, translated as MEKVKRLLKKNDIVQVIAGKDKGKRGKIISLVKKKGRVIVEGVNIMKRHTRPSQAHSQGGIIEKEMPISWSNVMIYCDKCAKPVRVGKKVLSDGSKIRYCKKCGESIEGK; from the coding sequence ATGGAAAAAGTGAAAAGATTGTTAAAAAAGAATGACATAGTTCAAGTTATAGCCGGCAAGGATAAGGGTAAGAGAGGAAAGATTATTTCTTTGGTCAAAAAGAAAGGAAGGGTTATTGTTGAAGGTGTGAACATAATGAAGCGCCATACCCGTCCAAGCCAGGCACATTCGCAAGGCGGTATAATTGAAAAGGAAATGCCTATTAGCTGGTCGAATGTGATGATTTATTGCGATAAATGTGCAAAGCCGGTAAGAGTTGGAAAAAAAGTATTGTCTGATGGTTCAAAAATTCGTTATTGCAAGAAATGCGGCGAAAGCATTGAGGGGAAGTAA
- a CDS encoding 50S ribosomal protein L29, whose protein sequence is MKAKELRELTDEELKRKETDLREEIFNLRFRNSSGQVESPSKIRAAKKDLARVLTILRERQLNKKKELN, encoded by the coding sequence ATGAAAGCAAAAGAATTAAGAGAACTTACAGACGAAGAATTAAAAAGGAAAGAAACCGACCTAAGAGAGGAGATTTTTAATCTTCGTTTCAGAAATAGTTCGGGTCAGGTAGAGTCTCCTTCAAAAATAAGGGCCGCAAAGAAGGATTTGGCGAGAGTGTTAACTATTTTAAGAGAAAGACAATTAAATAAAAAGAAGGAATTAAACTGA
- a CDS encoding 50S ribosomal protein L14: MIQRESKLNVADNSGAKKIQCICVLGGTRRRYARIGDVIRASVKEAIPNGAVKKGDVVFAVVVRCKKELGRDDGSYIRFDDNAAVIINAQKEPIGTRIFGPVARELRRKKFMKIISLAPEVL; the protein is encoded by the coding sequence ATGATTCAAAGGGAAAGCAAATTAAATGTAGCTGATAATTCAGGAGCTAAGAAAATACAGTGTATTTGCGTCCTTGGCGGGACTCGACGCAGATATGCAAGGATAGGTGATGTTATTAGAGCTTCAGTAAAGGAAGCGATTCCCAATGGTGCTGTCAAAAAAGGGGATGTAGTTTTTGCTGTTGTTGTAAGATGTAAAAAAGAGCTTGGAAGAGATGATGGTAGTTATATACGCTTCGACGATAATGCGGCTGTAATCATCAATGCTCAGAAAGAACCTATAGGAACAAGAATTTTTGGACCAGTGGCAAGGGAATTGAGACGCAAAAAATTTATGAAAATAATTTCGCTTGCGCCTGAAGTTTTGTAG
- a CDS encoding 50S ribosomal protein L16, with protein MLMPKKTKYRKQQKGRIKGKASRGCNLNFGEFGLKALEKGKITARQIEASRIAITRTVKRGGKIWIRIFPDKPMSKKPAETRMGKGKGAPEFWVAPVKAGRILFEMSGVNEAIALKALTLASHKLPIKTKVVSRG; from the coding sequence AAAGTATAGAAAGCAGCAAAAAGGAAGAATTAAAGGTAAGGCTTCAAGAGGATGCAATCTCAATTTTGGAGAATTTGGGCTTAAAGCCTTGGAAAAGGGAAAGATTACAGCAAGACAAATTGAAGCAAGCAGAATAGCAATAACGAGAACTGTAAAAAGAGGCGGTAAGATTTGGATAAGGATTTTTCCTGATAAACCAATGTCTAAGAAACCAGCAGAAACAAGGATGGGAAAAGGAAAAGGAGCTCCAGAATTTTGGGTTGCTCCAGTAAAAGCAGGAAGAATCCTATTTGAGATGAGCGGAGTTAATGAAGCTATTGCTCTTAAAGCATTGACTCTTGCTTCCCACAAACTGCCTATAAAAACAAAAGTGGTTTCCAGAGGATAA
- a CDS encoding 30S ribosomal protein S17, protein MGKRKEIIGTVVSNRMDKTVVVVVDRLVRHPKYHKIYRKRSKYKAHDEKNECKVGDRVRLIETRPLSKEKRTVVKEIIERAEG, encoded by the coding sequence ATGGGTAAAAGAAAAGAGATTATAGGTACAGTTGTTAGCAACAGAATGGATAAAACTGTGGTTGTCGTTGTTGATAGATTAGTAAGGCATCCAAAGTATCATAAAATTTATAGAAAAAGGTCAAAATATAAAGCACATGATGAAAAAAATGAGTGCAAAGTTGGAGATCGCGTGCGGCTGATTGAAACAAGGCCTTTGAGCAAAGAAAAACGCACTGTTGTAAAGGAAATTATCGAAAGGGCTGAAGGTTAG